One segment of Paramormyrops kingsleyae isolate MSU_618 chromosome 8, PKINGS_0.4, whole genome shotgun sequence DNA contains the following:
- the LOC111839817 gene encoding regulator of G-protein signaling 19, with protein MCFRKRTGYRLPDHFNAKIYTGPIPADREPSMVRSGGGGAPHQLATATLPRPNACCFCWCCCCNCSWSEEQRRSRRRARDTRLESSPNCEACAKPTPEEVRQWAVSFDQLMRSPAGRNTFREFLRTEYSEENMLFWLACEDLKQELNTSAMQEKARLIYEDYVSILSPKEVSLDSRVREVINKKIVEPTPHTFEDAQLQIYTLMHRDSYPRFLTSPIFKSLLRTGSCSSSET; from the exons ATGTGCTTCAGGAAACGAACCGGTTATCGCCTTCCAGACCATTTTAATGCAAAAATT tacACAGGCCCTATCCCGGCAGATCGAGAACCCTCCATGGTGCgcagcgggggagggggtgccCCCCACCAGCTGGCCACAGCGACCCTGCCACGTCCCAACGCCTGCTGcttctgctggtgctgctgctgtaACTGCTCCTG GAGTGAAGAGCAGCGGAGGTCGCGGAGACGAGCCAGGGACACCCGTCTGGAGAGCAGCCCTAACTGTGAAGCATG CGCCAAGCCGACGCCGGAGGAGGTACGGCAGTGGGCGGTGTCCTTCGACCAACTGATGAGGAGCCCGGCGGGCAGGAACACCTTCAGGGAGTTCCTGCGGACGGAGTACAGCGAGGAGAACATGCTCTTCTGGCTGGCATGCGAGGACCTGAAGCAGGAGCTGAACACGAGCGCCATGCAGGAGAAGGCGCGGCTCATCTATGAAGACTATGTGTCCATTCTGTCGCCCAAGGAG GTTAGCCTGGACTCCAGGGTGCGAGAGGTGATCAACAAGAAGATTGTAGAGCCAACGCCACACACGTTTGAGGACGCCCAGCTACAGATCTACACCCTCATGCACAGAGACTCTTACCCCAGGTTCCTCACCTCGCCCATTTTCAAATCCCTACTGCGCACCGGCTCGTGCTCGTCCTCGGAGACGTAG